A genomic region of Zalophus californianus isolate mZalCal1 chromosome 1, mZalCal1.pri.v2, whole genome shotgun sequence contains the following coding sequences:
- the KLHL26 gene encoding kelch-like protein 26 isoform X1 — protein MAESGGGGGAGGGGFGAGPGPERPSSMADKNGALKCTFSAPGHSTSLLQGLAALRAQGQLLDVVLTINRETFHAHKVVLAACSDYFRAMFTGGMREASQDIIELKGVSGRGLRHIIDFAYSAEVTLDLDCVQDVLGAAVFLQMLPVVELCEEFLKAAMSVETCLNIGHMATTFSLASLKESVDAFTFQHFLQIAEEEDFLHLPLERLVFFLQSNRLQSCAEIDLFRAAVRWLQHDPARRPRASHVLCHIRFPLMRSSDLVDSVQTLDIMVEDVLCRQYLLEAFNYQVLPFRQHEMQSPRTVVRSDVPSLVAFGGTPYTDSDRSVSSKVYQLPEPGARHFRELTEMEVGCSHTCVAVLDNFVYVAGGQHLQYRSGEGAVDACYRYDPHLNRWLRLQAMQESRIQFQLNVLCGMVYATGGRNRAGSLASVERYCPRRNEWGYACSLKRRTWGHAGASAGGRLYISGGYGISVEDKKALHCYDPAADQWEFKAPMSEPRVLHAMVGAGGRIYALGGRMDHVDRCFDVLAVEYYVPETDQWTSVSPMRAGQSEAGCCLLDRKIYIVGGYNWRLNNVTGIVQVYNTETDEWERDLHFPESFAGIACAPVLLPRSGTRR, from the exons CATGGCTGACAAAAATGGAGCTCTCAAGTGCACCTTCTCGGCGCCCGGCCATAGCACCAGCCTCCTGCAGGGTCTTGCTGCCCTCCGTGCCCAGGGCCAGCTGCTGGACGTTGTACTCACCATCAACAGAGAGACCTTCCATGCGCACAAGGTGGTCCTGGCCGCCTGCAGCGACTACTTCAG GGCCATGTTCACGGGTGGCATGAGGGAGGCGAGCCAGGACATCATCGAGCTGAAGGGCGTGTCCGGCCGCGGCCTGCGGCACATCATCGACTTTGCCTACAGTGCCGAGGTGACGCTGGACCTGGACTGCGTGCAGGACGTGCTGGGTGCGGCCGTGTTCCTGCAGATGCTTCCCGTGGTGGAGCTGTGCGAGGAGTTTCTTAAGGCCGCCATGAGTGTAGAGACCTGCCTGAACATCGGCCACATGGCCACCACTTTCAGCCTGGCCTCGCTCAAGGAGTCCGTGGATGCCTTCACCTTCCAGCACTTCCTGCAGATCGCGGAGGAGGAGGACTTCCTGCACCTCCCGCTGGAGCGCCTGGTCTTCTTCCTACAGAGCAATCGGCTGCAGAGCTGTGCGGAGATTGACCTGTTCCGCGCGGCGGTCCGCTGGCTGCAGCACGACCCGGCCCGGCGGCCGCGTGCCAGCCACGTGCTCTGCCACATCCGCTTTCCGCTCATGCGGTCGTCAGACCTGGTGGACAGCGTGCAGACGCTGGACATCATGGTGGAGGATGTGCTGTGCCGGCAGTACCTGCTGGAGGCCTTCAACTACCAGGTGCTACCCTTCCGGCAGCACGAGATGCAGTCCCCGCGCACGGTCGTGCGCTCCGACGTGCCCTCCCTGGTCGCCTTCGGTGGCACGCCCTACACCGACAGCGACCGCTCTGTCAGCAGTAAGGTGTACCAGCTGCCCGAGCCCGGCGCCCGCCACTTCCGGGAACTCACCGAGATGGAGGTGGGCTGCAGCCACACGTGCGTGGCCGTCCTGGACAACTTCGTGTACGTGGCCGGGGGCCAGCACCTGCAGTACCGCAGCGGTGAGGGCGCGGTGGACGCCTGCTACCGCTACGACCCCCACCTGAACCGCTGGCTGCGCCTGCAGGCCATGCAGGAGAGCCGCATCCAGTTCCAGCTGAACGTGCTGTGCGGCATGGTGTACGCCACGGGCGGCCGCAACCGGGCGGGCAGCCTGGCCTCAGTCGAACGGTACTGCCCGCGGCGCAACGAGTGGGGTTACGCGTGCTCTCTGAAGCGCCGCACCTGGGGCCACGCGGGTGCCTCGGCGGGGGGCCGCCTCTACATCTCCGGTGGCTATGGCATCTCCGTGGAGGACAAGAAGGCGCTGCACTGCTATGACCCTGCCGCCGACCAGTGGGAGTTCAAGGCACCCATGAGTGAGCCCCGCGTGCTTCACGCCATGGTGGGTGCCGGCGGCCGCATCTATGCCCTCGGTGGCCGCATGGACCATGTGGACCGCTGCTTTGACGTGCTGGCAGTGGAGTACTACGTGCCCGAGACGGACCAGTGGACCAGCGTGAGCCCCATGAGGGCTGGCCAGTCGGAGGCTGGCTGCTGCCTGCTGGATAGGAAGATCTATATCGTGGGGGGCTACAACTGGCGCCTCAACAATGTGACGGGCATCGTGCAGGTGTACAACACGGAGACGGACGAGTGGGAGCGCGACCTGCACTTCCCAGAGTCCTTCGCGGGCATCGCCTGTGCCCCTGTCCTGCTGCCCCGGTCAGGGACCAGGAGGTAG
- the KLHL26 gene encoding kelch-like protein 26 isoform X2, protein MADKNGALKCTFSAPGHSTSLLQGLAALRAQGQLLDVVLTINRETFHAHKVVLAACSDYFRAMFTGGMREASQDIIELKGVSGRGLRHIIDFAYSAEVTLDLDCVQDVLGAAVFLQMLPVVELCEEFLKAAMSVETCLNIGHMATTFSLASLKESVDAFTFQHFLQIAEEEDFLHLPLERLVFFLQSNRLQSCAEIDLFRAAVRWLQHDPARRPRASHVLCHIRFPLMRSSDLVDSVQTLDIMVEDVLCRQYLLEAFNYQVLPFRQHEMQSPRTVVRSDVPSLVAFGGTPYTDSDRSVSSKVYQLPEPGARHFRELTEMEVGCSHTCVAVLDNFVYVAGGQHLQYRSGEGAVDACYRYDPHLNRWLRLQAMQESRIQFQLNVLCGMVYATGGRNRAGSLASVERYCPRRNEWGYACSLKRRTWGHAGASAGGRLYISGGYGISVEDKKALHCYDPAADQWEFKAPMSEPRVLHAMVGAGGRIYALGGRMDHVDRCFDVLAVEYYVPETDQWTSVSPMRAGQSEAGCCLLDRKIYIVGGYNWRLNNVTGIVQVYNTETDEWERDLHFPESFAGIACAPVLLPRSGTRR, encoded by the exons ATGGCTGACAAAAATGGAGCTCTCAAGTGCACCTTCTCGGCGCCCGGCCATAGCACCAGCCTCCTGCAGGGTCTTGCTGCCCTCCGTGCCCAGGGCCAGCTGCTGGACGTTGTACTCACCATCAACAGAGAGACCTTCCATGCGCACAAGGTGGTCCTGGCCGCCTGCAGCGACTACTTCAG GGCCATGTTCACGGGTGGCATGAGGGAGGCGAGCCAGGACATCATCGAGCTGAAGGGCGTGTCCGGCCGCGGCCTGCGGCACATCATCGACTTTGCCTACAGTGCCGAGGTGACGCTGGACCTGGACTGCGTGCAGGACGTGCTGGGTGCGGCCGTGTTCCTGCAGATGCTTCCCGTGGTGGAGCTGTGCGAGGAGTTTCTTAAGGCCGCCATGAGTGTAGAGACCTGCCTGAACATCGGCCACATGGCCACCACTTTCAGCCTGGCCTCGCTCAAGGAGTCCGTGGATGCCTTCACCTTCCAGCACTTCCTGCAGATCGCGGAGGAGGAGGACTTCCTGCACCTCCCGCTGGAGCGCCTGGTCTTCTTCCTACAGAGCAATCGGCTGCAGAGCTGTGCGGAGATTGACCTGTTCCGCGCGGCGGTCCGCTGGCTGCAGCACGACCCGGCCCGGCGGCCGCGTGCCAGCCACGTGCTCTGCCACATCCGCTTTCCGCTCATGCGGTCGTCAGACCTGGTGGACAGCGTGCAGACGCTGGACATCATGGTGGAGGATGTGCTGTGCCGGCAGTACCTGCTGGAGGCCTTCAACTACCAGGTGCTACCCTTCCGGCAGCACGAGATGCAGTCCCCGCGCACGGTCGTGCGCTCCGACGTGCCCTCCCTGGTCGCCTTCGGTGGCACGCCCTACACCGACAGCGACCGCTCTGTCAGCAGTAAGGTGTACCAGCTGCCCGAGCCCGGCGCCCGCCACTTCCGGGAACTCACCGAGATGGAGGTGGGCTGCAGCCACACGTGCGTGGCCGTCCTGGACAACTTCGTGTACGTGGCCGGGGGCCAGCACCTGCAGTACCGCAGCGGTGAGGGCGCGGTGGACGCCTGCTACCGCTACGACCCCCACCTGAACCGCTGGCTGCGCCTGCAGGCCATGCAGGAGAGCCGCATCCAGTTCCAGCTGAACGTGCTGTGCGGCATGGTGTACGCCACGGGCGGCCGCAACCGGGCGGGCAGCCTGGCCTCAGTCGAACGGTACTGCCCGCGGCGCAACGAGTGGGGTTACGCGTGCTCTCTGAAGCGCCGCACCTGGGGCCACGCGGGTGCCTCGGCGGGGGGCCGCCTCTACATCTCCGGTGGCTATGGCATCTCCGTGGAGGACAAGAAGGCGCTGCACTGCTATGACCCTGCCGCCGACCAGTGGGAGTTCAAGGCACCCATGAGTGAGCCCCGCGTGCTTCACGCCATGGTGGGTGCCGGCGGCCGCATCTATGCCCTCGGTGGCCGCATGGACCATGTGGACCGCTGCTTTGACGTGCTGGCAGTGGAGTACTACGTGCCCGAGACGGACCAGTGGACCAGCGTGAGCCCCATGAGGGCTGGCCAGTCGGAGGCTGGCTGCTGCCTGCTGGATAGGAAGATCTATATCGTGGGGGGCTACAACTGGCGCCTCAACAATGTGACGGGCATCGTGCAGGTGTACAACACGGAGACGGACGAGTGGGAGCGCGACCTGCACTTCCCAGAGTCCTTCGCGGGCATCGCCTGTGCCCCTGTCCTGCTGCCCCGGTCAGGGACCAGGAGGTAG